One window of the Eucalyptus grandis isolate ANBG69807.140 chromosome 8, ASM1654582v1, whole genome shotgun sequence genome contains the following:
- the LOC104414038 gene encoding thioredoxin-like protein AAED1, chloroplastic yields the protein MASSVFAGNLRIPESLLYSPPKPRSQLVVPPPSLSTAANSPVRSPSTAASIRSRGFARRSEVVRSHVVARASASDISPDVSNALGDVRIFTAAGQPVMFKDLWDQDEGMAVVAMLRHFGCPCCWELASALKESKAKFDSAGVKLIAVGVGTPDKARILAERLPFPMDCLYADPEHKSYDILGLYYGLGRTFFNPASAKVFSRFDALQKSVKNYTIEATPDDRSSVLQQGGMFVFKGKQLLYARKDEGTGDHAPLDDILDICCKVPVS from the exons ATGGCGTCCTCTGTTTTTGCGGGAAACCTGCGAATTCCAGAATCTCTCTTGTACTCGCCTCCGAAACCCAGGTCTCAGCTTGTTGTTCCACCTCCTTCTCTTTCCACCGCTGCTAATTCACCCGTCCGCTCTCCTTCGACTGCTGCTTCGATTCGCTCTCGAGGATTCGCTCGCCGGAGCGAAGTGGTCCGGTCCCATGTCGTTGCGAGAGCCTCTGCCTCCGACATCAGTCCCGACGTCAGCAACGCCCTCGGCGATGTTCGCATCTTCACCGCTGCCGGCCAGCCCGTAATGTTCAAGGATCTCTGGGACCAGGATGAG GGAATGGCTGTCGTGGCGATGTTGAGACACTTCGGTTGTCCATGCTG CTGGGAGCTCGCTTCGGCTTTGAAAGAATCGAAAGCCAAGTTCGACTCTGCTggtgtgaaattgattgctgtTGGTGTCGGGACTCCTGATAAAGCCCGCATTCTTGCTGAACGG TTACCATTCCCGATGGATTGCCTTTATGCTGATCCTGAGCACAAG TCGTATGATATTCTGGGCTTGTATTATGGTCTTGGCCGCACATTCTTCAATCCAGCAAGT GCAAAGGTCTTTTCCAGGTTCGATGCTCTTCAGAAATCTGTGAAGAATTACACTATTGAGGCGACTCCAGACGACCGCAGTAGTGTTCTGCAGCAG GGTGGAATGTTTGTCTTCAAGGGAAAGCAATTGTTATATGCCCGTAAAGATGAAGGAACTGGAGATCACGCCCCTCTAGATGATATTTTGGATATCTGCTGCAAAGTCCCAGTATCATGA
- the LOC104440025 gene encoding wall-associated receptor kinase-like 10, translated as MRIPNGNIMSNLVFRILLLLIPLTVQASGAAPRLAKPNCRETCGDVTIPFPFGIGAGCFLDDWYEIGCQQNHTVPILKKIGLRVLNISLPNLFGFANGMINVSLPLFYSNASCGGDRHGVPVSLEGSQFVFSETSNIFTSVGCNTLATMNSAEPDVHGCRSICTGNYTNISRYSTCSGKDGCCQTMLPFNLQDFSVDFKNEGGHQGCNYAFLADRSWFVRSEFTDLYDLRLNDTVRVVLEWGIPNNTNYALELIRQNHGFTFIGLSL; from the coding sequence ATGCGCATACCAAACGGGAACATCATGTCGAACTTGGTGTTTCGAATTCTTTTGCTTCTGATTCCCCTCACGGTACAAGCATCAGGAGCTGCACCTCGACTTGCAAAGCCTAACTGTAGGGAAACATGCGGGGACGTCACCATTCCCTTCCCCTTCGGAATAGGAGCTGGTTGTTTCTTGGATGACTGGTACGAGATCGGCTGCCAGCAAAACCACACGGTTCCCATACTAAAGAAGATCGGATTGCGAGTTCTCAACATTTCACTCCCTAATTTATTTGGATTTGCAAACGGCATGATTAACGTCAGTCTTCCTCTATTTTACTCAAATGCCAGCTGCGGGGGTGATAGGCATGGTGTACCGGTGAGCTTAGAAGGAAGTCAATTTGTCTTCTCCGAGACATCGAACATCTTTACATCGGTCGGTTGCAACACCCTGGCAACAATGAATAGTGCAGAACCAGATGTTCATGGTTGCAGGTCGATATGTACTGGAAACTACACCAACATTAGCCGGTATAGTACTTGTTCCGGGAAAGACGGATGCTGCCAGACTATGCTGCCTTTTAACCTACAGGACTTTAGTGTGGATTTCAAAAACGAAGGTGGACATCAGGGGTGCAATTACGCTTTCCTGGCAGATAGATCATGGTTCGTGAGGTCTGAATTTACAGATTTATATGATTTAAGATTGAATGACACGGTTCGAGTGGTGTTGGAATGGGGGATTCCAAACAACACCAACTATGCACTTGAGCTTATCCGGCAAAATCACGGCTTCACCTTTATAGGCCTATCTTTGTGA
- the LOC104427364 gene encoding wall-associated receptor kinase-like 10, with amino-acid sequence MQMLLPSWWLYKYIKKRREIKLKEKYFKTQWGLLLQQHLSSSPEDNVAKSKLFRFKDLEKATDRFNKDRILGQGGQGVVYKGMLTNGKIVAVKKSKLIDKGKVEEFINEVIILSQINHRNVVKLMGCCLETDYPLLVYEFIPNGTLYWYLHDPNENLLISWDTRLRIAAEIAGALCYLHSAISIPIYHRDIKSTNILLDEKHHAKVADFGISKSVSRDQTHVTTLVRGTFGYVDPEYFKTSLFTDKSDVYSFGVVLAELLTGQKPICWLGEEEGRNLADYFVISMEQDRLFDISDARVMKEGKEEEITAVANLARWCLSSTGRDRPTMKEVAMQLEGIRKLQSTSGFQQNQEKIEVTKSRNYSFASSKFSVDVGITTFSDVQSFTDCETW; translated from the coding sequence ATGCAAATGTTGCTTCCTTCTTGGTGGTTATACAAATAcatcaagaaaagaagagagattaAGCTGAAAGAGAAGTACTTTAAGACGCAGTGGGGCCTCTTGTTGCAGCAGCATCTATCTTCATCACCTGAAGACAATGTCGCGAAGAGCAAATTATTCCGTTTCAAGGATCTAGAGAAGGCCACTGACCGTTTCAACAAGGATAGAATACTCGGCCAAGGCGGACAAGGTGTTGTTTATAAGGGAATGTTGACCAATGGAAAAATAGTTGCAGTTAAGAAATCGAAACTGATAGACAAGGGAAAAGTTGAAGAGTTCATCAATGAGGTCATCATTCTCTCACAAATCAATCACAGGAATGTGGTTAAACTAATGGGGTGCTGCTTAGAAACAGATTACCCACTTTTAGTATATGAATTCATACCAAATGGAACTCTCTATTGGTATTTGCATGACCCAAACGAAAACCTTCTCATATCATGGGACACTCGCCTACGAATTGCAGCCGAAATCGCAGGAGCCTTATGCTACCTGCATTCGGCAATTTCTATACCCATCTATCATCGTGACATCAAGTCCACCAATATCCTCTTGGATGAGAAACATCATGCTAAAGTTGCAGATTTCGGTATTTCCAAGTCTGTATCCCGTGATCAAACTCATGTAACCACATTGGTACGGGGGACTTTTGGATACGTGGATCCAGAGTACTTCAAAACAAGTCTGTTCACAGACAAAAGCGATGTATACAGCTTTGGAGTGGTCCTCGCTGAACTCTTAACTGGGCAAAAGCCAATTTGTTGgcttggggaagaagaaggaagaaacctTGCGGACTATTTTGTGATTTCGATGGAGCAGGATCGTTTGTTTGATATTTCTGATGCTCGAGTTATGAAGGAAGGTAAGGAAGAAGAGATCACAGCAGTTGCTAACCTTGCAAGATGGTGCTTGAGCTCAACTGGGAGGGACCGGCCGACCATGAAAGAAGTGGCAATGCAGTTGGAGGGGATAAGGAAGCTCCAAAGCACTTCGGGTTtccaacaaaatcaagaaaagatcGAGGTCACTAAGTCTCGTAACTATAGTTTCGCATCAAGCAAGTTTTCCGTGGACGTAGGCATAACTACATTTTCAGATGTGCAGTCATTTACAGATTGCGAAACATGGTGA